The genomic stretch GACCTCCTCCCTTTGCCAGAATTTCTGCCCAGACACTGCTTTTAGTCCGAACTGAATGTGTCTCACAAGGTCACCCAATGTAATACTAATACAGAGAGTGACTTGTCAGCAAACCAGGATTTAAATGGCTCCAGGTTGTAGTTTCCTCATCTCAGTACAGGGACAGAGAAACAAGGTACTAGTGTTAGCGGCAGAGAGCAGGAAGAAATGCTttcagggaaggagggagcagagtCTGTGATGACTGCTCAGTAAGGAAAGAAGGAGCAGCATATTAAAGAAAGATGAGTACTGAGCAAGTCACTGGTTGCTATGATTTACCCTGAGTCATAATGCACAGGTAAGGAAGTGCTAGTTTCATGGCACACAGATGAAAGGGCTCCTTTCTCCACAGAGTGTAATTAACCCATGGGATTGGATGGAGGATTAAGCTGAGGTAAAATCCAAGTAAGGATTAGATATGCATGACTGAAAATAGCATCTGCAGTGATGTAAGGTAGTTTATATGCAGGAACTATCAAATCTTTTTGTTCCAGAGAGTACATTGATTGCCTCCACAGGTCAGGAGGCTCTTTTCTCAGAGCATCCCATTGCAAAGCTTCAAGAAACGGCTGACGGGATCAGCCGAGCTCTCTGAGTAACAGGGAAACAGGTTAAATCACTTTGTGCTGCCCCAGTGTGACAAAACACTGGCTCCAGTAAAGCAGGAGCAGCTGGACTGGTGCAAAACATGCTCAAATGGTCTTGCACGTCCAGTGCATTCTAGCTAACAGGACAGGCATTCACAGGTGCTGCTCAGGCCTTGTGCTCTTCTGAGTCATTGTGGGGGCAGCAAAGCAAAGGGGGGCAACTCACGGCACCTGGACCTTTGAAACAAGGGAGAACTGCCCAGCTTGGCAGAGTGGGAGGGCCAGGTGGGTTGCCCAAGGTGACCAGCGAGGGTGGGGAAGGCTGTGAAATGTTGGCCATGCTCCCGCAGAGAAAAGAATGAAGGGACATTATTCTCCAATGCCAGTTTCACCTGCCTCTTCTCTGGATGTCTTACCCAACAGCTACTGCATTTTAGGCCACTCAAGAGCAAAGAGATCCCTCAGGCTTGTTCTTCTTTTAGCTCACTCACATGCCATGATAGTGCCCATGAGCTGCAACACTCACTCCAACCCCTACCACAGTGCCACAGAGGTCAGGAACAGGTCCTActtcatttctccttctctttctctcttctcaagGTTTAAGAAGATGCTGAAGATTCACATCCCAGACCCTGAAAAGTTCTTTCCCCCTCTCATTGCAGTTCACGGAGGTGATGTTCAGGTATGGTGCCAGTGATGGGGCCAAGTGGTtatgagggagaaaggaaggaagggagagttCAGCTGTACATGCCTGGTGCAGATGcctacatgtgcacacacagctcATGTTCCTGCAGCACCAGCTGCTAAGTTCTCTgctcaggttttattttttgacCTTCTAAAACTTGCCACTCGGCTGATGCATCTCTAATTACAGAACCGAGAAATGGCAAACCACGCAAACCTCAGCACCCTTCTCTACTGACAGGAAAGCCTGAGAGAATACAAGGGACGTGCGGGAGGGAGCTGGGTCTCTCAGATCCCCTCTCACCTAGCTTCTGTCCTGCTTGCCTGATCTAGACTGCCCAACTGTTCCCCAGATTTCCTGCTGTGATCCTCTTCTTTTGGTTATGAGCCTTATCTCTAGCAGAGTCAGCCCCCTTCTGCTCCTACTGTTAATTGCCATCACTTTGCCTGGATCAGGAACTTAGCCATTTTCCATGTACATCCTCTCTCTTtaccttcttcccccccccccccttctcctttcTGAGTTCTCATTCAGCACGGGCAGCTGCAAAAAGACAATTACAATTCTGTGTGGTATTAAAGGGAATGTCAGATGCAATATGTGGGAGGTAGTCCTAAGGGGCATCTCACTTTAAGGGTGGAGACAAATTGCCGAGGGTCCAGAGGACTGCAAAGCTTTGAAAAAGCCTCAGTGCAAAACACATTAGAAAGCTTGACCTactgggggggtcagggggtgaACACAGTTCACAGACAGTTTCCCAGTGCAGAAGGAACTAGAAAAAATTGGCTTTACTGAACATAAAGGTGATGAAGTTGGATATTGTCAAGAACAGTCTATTTTTTAAGCATAAGGAGATACCGCAAGATGCCACTTAGGATGAGTGTGGCAATGCAGGCACAAGGGGCTTGAAAGAGCAGTTTAGACAAAAAATCTGCATGGGGCCATGTAGGTGTATTAGAACTCATCTCAGCACATGGGAATGGATTACGAGACCCATTCCAGTACTGCTTTTCGTGTTCTCACTATCACTCCTCTTTACAATCTTGTCTTTTTATctactatttcatttttttccttttatcttttttcttcctttcactttaATCCTCCATCCTCCCTTTCCCCATAGAAATCTCAAAACATAGGCTTGCCAGATCTGCTCTTGATTTAAAGTGACAGAAAGATGGACCCCCTCTGAAAATACTGGAAATGAGATGTGATGTATGTGAAATCTCCCCTTCCCTCAGCTCTTGCTTGGCCAGAGAAAAGACCACTTATTTGCTTTGGGCACACAGAAGGAGAGACCATTAGTTCCTTACTGAATGTTTTACTCCGAGTGCAACAGTCTGTTTCCTGTTTCTTCCCCATCAGAAATGGCTCTCCTCCCCATTCTCCACATCTTCCTACTGTGTGAGCAGCACAACCCCAGAGATCTCCATGCTTGAGGTGATGCAGAAGAAAGATCAGGAATCCCAGTTTCTCCTTTCCAAGGGCATGCGGTCCTCTGATCCTCCCTTAGAAACCAGCGGGCACTCTGTGTCCAGCTGCTTCACCAACCAAGGCTACTTCTTCTTTCACCTTCCCAACTCCTTTGAGATTGAGCCCTGTCAGGTTTACTTCACCTATGAGCCTTTCTCCCAGGAGAACAGTGGCAGCGAGGACAACGAGTCTTACCATGCTCTGCCTTCCCCCGACCTCTGCACGCTGGCAGAGGATGTGCCTGTGTTGTCCCACAGCTTCCTCCACTGTGTCAAGGGGACCCAGGGCTTCCAAAATTGTTCCTTTGTGGAAGAGACAGAGGGTGAAGTCCAGCAGGCCAGGGCTCTCCCGTCAACTGAAAGCACCTCGCCAACAGCAGCTCTGAAGCAGGATGAGGAGGTTACAGACAAAACATCTTTACAGCCCTCGGAGACCCTGTGCCATCTAGACGCAGTCTTTCCTGACCCACCAGACCTGCATGACAACAATACCAGTAAGGCCACAGAGGGGAGTGGGAATGCAAGTCCTTCAATTGATCCTGGCACTCCAGCAGCATATGCTAGCTCTTCTTTTTCCAAGTCTACACCTCTGAGGCAAACCCGAGCTGAGGATCCCTGCAGAACAGCCTTCTCCAGCCAGGTCCCAAACACTGGTGCCTACCTTTCTCTGAGGGACCTCCAAAGTCAATACAGCCATCACTCTGTCTAAGATCTTCCTGGAGAAACCCACAGGTGGGAAAGGCCTTCCCTGGAGGAGGGCCAGATGGACAACTACAACTTGTCTATTTACAGCATGAATGTGTCCTCCTGGAGGACAGGATTATTCTAGAGTGGTGCAAAACCAGAAAAGGGATAGGCTAGAAGAGATGTAAATTCATAGGTGGATACATGAGTAGGACTTGTCCCCAAGGTAAAGCAACAGTGAAGCAGACCACTGGAAATGAGAGGACCTTTTGCATGGAGAACTTGGCTAATGTAAAGATAAAACCACACACAGAAAATGATAATGGGGCATTAAAACTGTTCAGTGGCTACACAGCTAATGGAGACATAGAAACTGTATCCTTAGGAATATAGGACAGCAAGGACTCACTTCCATGACTGAGCCTGTTCCTCTGCTATTACTGGAACCAGTGGCATAGAAATCCCTTCCCACACTGCTCAAGTGCCATCCTAAAACTcagcagatcttttttttcctgtcagctcCCAATGGGATGCTGTGCCTGCACTTCCATGCTCTGCATCTTGGTGTGAAAATAGCGCCCAGCTTTCAGGCTGAGCAGCCACATGTTCCATTTCCCTTGTCCCAACCTATAGGGCACACAAGCCTCTAATGGGGAGGAGAAATGCCTAAGGAGGTGGATGTGAGATTTTGTACAAGAGATGGAAGCACTGCTAATGAGTGCTGGGGCTGATGACAAATTGGATAAGGACATCTCCTCCTGACTGATCAAGGGTGCTGTTTTTTAATGTGGTCTCCCCACTTCAGGTTACCCAGGGATTACACTCTTAGCCACTTGGTCCAGCTTTAGACTCAGGTCTCTAAGGTCAGCTTAGAGCCAAAAGTGTGTCAGCTGTCTAAGCAGTGCAGTGTCAAAAGAAATTCCCATTACTGGGTTAAAAATACTGAGGAaatcccctgcacccccccccccccgcccaagtcTGATGATGGCAGTAGAAAGAGTACACACAACTTCCCATTCTTGCTGcaatatttttcatgaaatcGAAAGCCTCTCTGCCCTGTGGGCAAAATACAGTTATTTGACTATGATAAGCTGATTGCAGAATAGCCCGTCCCACATCCTGTATTAGTGGAAAACATCGCAGTGGTGCTGCCCATTCCTTCCATTGCTCAAGGGAAACCATTGCCTAATTAGCAGCAAAGATGGGGTGAATGAGCCCAGAAAAGTAACTCTCAAATCAGCACCTTTGCTGAAAAGAAAACCTCAACCTAATCACAAAAACTGGGGATAGCAATGActacttctctttttttactttttcctctaCATTTGCTGATCTGCTGTCAGAAATAGCAAATCACGACAGAATAAAGGTGGTGAGGCAAAGGATGACACTCTGTTCTGGTTCCATCCATCCTTCCATTCACCATCTTTACTGTCTATTTCCTTGCCATATTTCTCGACTAATCAGAAGTGGAGGAAATACCAGTCTCGCAGATCATTGTTTTAAGAGTTTTTAGACCAAAAAAGTTCAAAGGTATCAAACTTGTCAGTATTTCTGTCAGCCCTCTCAGTTTCACCTAGAAATAATTCTTCCCGACCTCTGTCTATACAAGTGTTAACCTTCCCCTTTGTCCCAGTCCCACACTGTTACATGATCTTGCATTAATGCAGCTTAATTGTCATTAGGAATCCCAGATAAGGGGTTACCCACTAGCTCGAATTTCACCTCAGAAGAGACGAAGGAGCTGGGCCTGCCTGCAACTGAGAGGGCTGGGGAAGCTATACCCCTCTTCTTATCAGCTCCTGCACCTGCCTCAAGATGTAGACTGCTCTATCATCTCCAGGAGACAGCAGGTGAAGAAGACCTCATAGTTTCCCAGATAAGCAAGGGCAAGGCTTGTCCAGCTGTTTTCTGTGCCTTGGAAAGTTTCTCAGATGTACCTCAAAAAGAGACACTGAATCCCTCACCCTTGATGGGAAAATTGCTATCTTACATGGACTGATGAGCCTCATTATGCTCGTGGTTCTCCTGTTCCTAAGTACAACTTCATAAGCTTCTCAGTTATCCTTGCTGCTAAGATgaatataggaagaaaaaaaaaaaactttgcctctgttaataaaataaatgtcagtGGAGTAACAGCATTTTGTTGTCCTTCAGGCTATGGGGGGATGGGGGAAAGGAATAATAGCCCTTTTCTAGATAGGGTCTAGGCAAAGCTTTGCTGGGACCAATGGACCTTTAGCCCTCTTTCTTTTCCCAAGCGACTCAACATCCTAAAAGAGGGGATAATTCCCATGCAAAGGCAGTCAGAGAGGTGTGTGAGCAGGTGGGTGTTGAGGGCAAGGCATAGAAAGGGGACGTTTGCAGAAACGGAGATTTGGCCAAAGAGGTCAGCTGTGGTATCCCATACAAAGCTCTTCATAGTGAATGAAAAATCCCCCACTGACTCCAGTAGGCTTTGGGTCAGGCCCAAAGCTCAGACAGAAGCCTCGGTTCAGACTGCAGTTTCAGGGAAGATGCACCACTCCACAGAAGATTTGGCACTTTTACCACTGTGTCCAAtgatgaggaaggaggaaagataTGTTAGCTACATGGGCAGCAGGTTTGGGGCTGGAAAGAGAAGATGTTTCAGAGGGGTGAATCCCTCAGATACTGCCATAAGAAGAGGAGGATGTTGGTGAATGTGCTTCAGAAATTTCTTCGCCACATTCCCTTCTGACTGATCCCCAGAAAGCAGAGTTGAAAGTGAGCCTGCTGCAAGTACCTGCGAACCATCCAGATGGTTCAGTGTTTTTCACCCTTGTGAAAGTGCTGACAGCTTTCAAACTGGCAAGCTGTCAGCACTGCATTAGCAGCCACACTGGGTGTGAATGTGTGACACACTGCTGCAGGAAGTGCTCAACATAAGATCTGGTGATAACCGGACCTTTCTTCCAGGAAGACAAAGTCATGTGGTCTCATATGTGAGTAACCCAGGTTGTGAATACCAGAGGCATGACACTCAGTTATTTGGGGCCCTTTCTCTGCTGGGTCCCCAAGAGCAATTTGGAAATATCACATGGGGGGAGGGGTGTTCTCCTCCCAAGCTGACGCAAACACACAACGCTAGCAAAACTGCCGAGAGATGCTATGATAGTGCACACCAGTACCAGAGTCATAACAAAGCTGAACTCCAGTGCTATGTGGAAGATATTCGGCTAACAGCCACAGACATATGGATCTTTTTCTCTTAAGCCTGGGTACAGCAAAGAAAGCTGTCCCATCTCTCATCTCCATCCTTCCAAGATATGTCATTTGTAGAAAGGCAACATCACTATTATCCCCCTCCCAcatcctttcccttctttccagtGGAGAAGCATAAAGTAAGGGGCACTTGCAGTAAAGGAATTTCTCTGAAATCAGATCTGATCAAGGTTCTGGGTCCTTGTCTGATTCAAAAGACTGTGGTGATAGATGTGGTATGCTTGCTTAGATAGATCAGATtgagcttctgtatttttcattctgctgAAACATCAGTGAAAGAGGATGCTTCTTTCCGGGCAAGATGGATAACAGAAAAGGTCTCTGGCATCAGGAATTATGCTCAATTGGTAACTGCAGCAAGACCTCACAGTGTAACTTTGGTAAAGccatgtatgtatacatacataactAAAGATGCAGCTAGTCCTCATTTATCTGGGGAAATTCTAGCTTGAAgtcactttaaaaaatgaaatttagtcTCTTAAATGTCTTAGATGGTTCCGAAAGCATTTCTTATTGTCACCGCATGTTTCAGTTTCCCATATATAGAGCAACAGGTTAGTTGGGATAACCACACTGACATGTCCGGTCAAACAACACAGCCTTTCATCCAAATTTAGTGTTTATATACTAGAATCCAACACAAGGCCACTACAGAAATGACTTTTGGTCTCCACACAGTCCCAGACTAAATCTGAACCAGTGACAGAGCTGAAAATGGATATCCTTGCCCAGCTGACAAAATGACCTCAAATGAGCCCTGGCCCAAATGAGCTCAGCCCCAGGTCATTCCCATTGGCTAAAGGGACAAACCCTCCCTCCTCCTCAGTACTTATTGACAGAATAACTCTATTTGCTCTAGATGGAGAGTGGTTGCTTTTTGTGAAAAAGCAATGGGCATGTACAGAGCAGTGGGGCTGTAAGCAGAAGGTGGTGCAGGCAAGGTATGTGGGGAGAACCTGGGGCTagaaaaaatcaaatgtttcagGGAGGAGTGAGTGGCAGTGAGAGCAAGTATGGGGAGCCCAGAGTGAGTCAGGAGATTAGGTGGCAAGGAGCACAAGGAGAACAGAGGTAGTCTTGAAGGTCAGCACTGAAAGACGCCACGCTTTGTCTTCATCCATGCTACAGCTGCAGTAACTAGACCCACTGACCACAGCCATCTTTCCTTCTTCAAGCAATCCACCTGTCAGCCAGGGTTTGCTCCATCCCTATGCTGGGGCACTCTGCCTGCCCACATGCTACATTTTGCTTCTCCCTCCAGTGGGACCAAGGAAGGTAACTAAGAAATACAACAGTTGCTGAGCAACTCCCTGTTCCCTGAGGACAATGTAACCTATCTGCACCAGTTTCCTGGGCTGGCCTTCTCTGCACAGCTGGAGATGCTCCTA from Dromaius novaehollandiae isolate bDroNov1 chromosome 1, bDroNov1.hap1, whole genome shotgun sequence encodes the following:
- the IL2RB gene encoding interleukin-2 receptor subunit beta isoform X2, producing MKPSLLLLCHLWLFSLMPLSLASDSTQGTSNLTCWYDSRAALFCTWNPGRDLAEAPCQLEILSKLALCDRSFSLPEKFKEHCELPKAEHITGLRRCIKTFSKNSNTQCFTTADRLTIAVHCQIGEERTTPVRKQNFSPLANIKLRPPGNLQLIRNTEDTYNLTWTVNISSHYLDGEREYQVRYRTTSQPWEEARIFTILQDQMWVVFESLSPDLKYEAAVRAKPGALSIYKGVWSDWSETILWRTHADQTSFPVLPALIVSTCIIVIIGTAFLINLRTLKWFKKMLKIHIPDPEKFFPPLIAVHGGDVQKWLSSPFSTSSYCVSSTTPEISMLEVMQKKDQESQFLLSKGMRSSDPPLETSGHSVSSCFTNQGYFFFHLPNSFEIEPCQVYFTYEPFSQENSGSEDNESYHALPSPDLCTLAEDVPVLSHSFLHCVKGTQGFQNCSFVEETEGEVQQARALPSTESTSPTAALKQDEEVTDKTSLQPSETLCHLDAVFPDPPDLHDNNTSKATEGSGNASPSIDPGTPAAYASSSFSKSTPLRQTRAEDPCRTAFSSQVPNTGAYLSLRDLQSQYSHHSV
- the IL2RB gene encoding interleukin-2 receptor subunit beta isoform X3, which gives rise to MPTGDFIEVSFVRQTQCFTTADRLTIAVHCQIGEERTTPVRKQNFSPLANIKLRPPGNLQLIRNTEDTYNLTWTVNISSHYLDGEREYQVRYRTTSQPWEEARIFTILQDQMWVVFESLSPDLKYEAAVRAKPGALSIYKGVWSDWSETILWRTHADQTSFPVLPALIVSTCIIVIIGTAFLINLRTLKWFKKMLKIHIPDPEKFFPPLIAVHGGDVQKWLSSPFSTSSYCVSSTTPEISMLEVMQKKDQESQFLLSKGMRSSDPPLETSGHSVSSCFTNQGYFFFHLPNSFEIEPCQVYFTYEPFSQENSGSEDNESYHALPSPDLCTLAEDVPVLSHSFLHCVKGTQGFQNCSFVEETEGEVQQARALPSTESTSPTAALKQDEEVTDKTSLQPSETLCHLDAVFPDPPDLHDNNTSKATEGSGNASPSIDPGTPAAYASSSFSKSTPLRQTRAEDPCRTAFSSQVPNTGAYLSLRDLQSQYSHHSV